A part of Numenius arquata chromosome 2, bNumArq3.hap1.1, whole genome shotgun sequence genomic DNA contains:
- the WDR91 gene encoding WD repeat-containing protein 91, with protein sequence MAAAAERTDELVREYLLFRGFTAALKQLDAEIKADREKGFRVDKIVDQLQQFVQSYDLAALRDYWSYLDRRLFSRLEDVYRPTVNKLKTSLFRYYLVHTVQTGRNDKAQEFFLKQASELQNQAEWKDWFVLPFLPAPDSNPTFATYFTRQWADTFIVSLHNFLSVLFQCMPVPVILNFEAECLRSSLIQEENESLRHKLFALQAESSRLRKEELEVEQAVVHHKLPAYVANMDRLGDSELDMTCSQRNTAHSLQSRGGFLSSFLSQSKKGPSRPAYPSGASPTQTGSMLLGKKEPTNHQSAKGKEGTVSSKDGKSHFSGLITGESSSLQQRQKRLQEHGKERKELLSKGTFQGQSAEKKTDISTAETEPCSELHAEQVETSTKMPTSSAEATGVRQEQPFIVLSQEEYGEHHSSIMYCRVDCSGRRVASLDVDGVIKVWSFNPIMQTKASSISKSPLLSLEWATKRDRLLLLGSGVGTVRLYDTEAKKNLCEISIDEDMPRILSLACSPSGASFVCSAAAQSPISHMDFSAVSSGGKSMNQVPGKLLLWDTKTMKQQLQFSLEPEPIAINCTAFNHNGNLLVTGAADGIVRLFDMQQHECAMSWKAHDGEVYSVEFSYDENTVYSIGEDGKFIQWNIHKSGLKVSEYDLPSEATGPFVLSGYSGYKQVQFPRGRLFAFDSEGNYMLTCSSTGGVIFKLNGEEKVLESCLSLGGHRAPVVTVDWSTAMDCGTCLTASMDGKIKLTTLLAQKS encoded by the exons atggcggcggcggcggagcggacGGATGAGCTGGTGCGGGAGTATCTGCTCTTCCGTGGCTTTACCGCCGCTCTGAAGCAGCTGGACGCGGAGATCAAGGCGGACCGGGAGAAGGGTTTCCGG GTGGATAAGATAGTGGACCAGCTGCAGCAGTTCGTTCAGAGCTATGATCTGGCCGCCCTGCGGGATTACTGGAGTTATCTGGACCGACGCCTTTTCAGCCGTTTGGAAGATGTGTACCGGCCAACAGTGAACAAGCTGAAAACCAGCTTATTCCGATACTACCTCGTCCATACCGTTCAG ACCGGCCGCAATGACAAGGCGCAGGAGTTTTTCCTCAAGCAAGCCTCCGAGCTCCAGAACCAGGCAGAGTGGAAGGATTGGTTtgtcctgcccttcctccctgccccggaCTCCAACCCCACCTTCGCCACCTATTTCACACGCCAGTGGGCAGATACGTTTATCGTGTCCCTGCACAACTTTCTGAGTGTCTTATTTCAGTGCATGC CAGTTCCAGTCATTTTGAACTTTGAAGCTGAATGTCTCAGGAGCAGTCTCatacaagaagaaaatgaatCGTTGCGGCATAAG CTGTTTGCTTTGCAGGCTGAATCCTCCCGCTTGAGGAAAGAGGAACTGGAGGTGGAACAAGCAGTTGTGCATCACAAGTTGCCTGCATATGTGGCCAACATGGATCGACTAGGGGACTCTGAGCT TGATATGACCTGCAGCCAGAGGAATACTGCACATTCTCTTCAGTCCCGGGGAGGCTTTCTGtcctcttttctctcccaaagtAAAAAAGGCCCTTCCAGACCAGCCTATCCAAGTGGGGCGTCTCCAACGCAGACTGGCAGTATGCTGCTAGGGAAGAAAGAACCAACAAATCACCAG AGTgccaaagggaaagaaggaacagTGAGCTCTAAGGACGGGAAGAGCCACTTCAGTGGGTTAATAACAGGCGAGTCAAGTTCCCTGCAGCAGCGGCAGAAGCGCTTGCAAGAGcatgggaaggaaaggaaggaactgCTGTCAAAAGGGACCTTCCAG GGCCAAAGTGCTGAGAAGAAAACGGATATTAGCACAGCTGAGACGGAGCCATGCTCAGAGCTGCATGCTGAGCAAGTAGAGACTTCAACCAAAATGCCTACCAGCAGTGCAGAGGCTACAGGCGTCCGGCAGGAGCAGCCTTTCATTGTCCTGAGTCAGGAGGAGTATGGGGAGCACCATTCATCCATTATGTACTGCAG GGTTGATTGTTCTGGACGGAGGGTGGCCAGCTTGGATGTGGATGGGGTCATCAAAGTCTGGTCTTTTAACCCCATAATGCAAACTAAAGCTTCATCCATTTCCAAATCTCCATTGCTGTCTCTGGAATGGGCGACCAAGCGTGATCGGCTG CTATTgcttggcagtggggttggaacggTTCGTCTTTATGACACAGAAGCAAAGAAGAATCTTTGTGAAATCAGCATTGATGAAGACATGCCCAG GATCCTCTCACTTGCCTGCAGTCCAAGTGGGGCCTCCTTTGTGTGTTCTGCGGCAGCCCAGAGCCCCATCTCCCACATGGACTTCTCAGCAGTCAGCTCCGGAGGCAAAAGCATGAACCAAGTTcctgggaagctgctgctgtgggacacTAAGACAATGAAGCAGCAG ctgcagttctccctggagcctgagCCCATTGCTATTAACTGCACAGCCTTCAACCACAATGGCAACCTGCTGGTCACTGGGGCTGCAGATGGGATTGTTCGTCTCTTTG ATATGCAGCAGCACGAGTGCGCCATGAGCTGGAAGGCACATGATGGGGAAGTCTACTCCGTTGAGTTCAGCTATGATGAGAACACAGTCTACAGCATAGGCGAGGATGGCAAG TTTATTCAGTGGAACATCCACAAAAGTGGCTTGAAGGTGTCAGAATATGATCTTCCCAGCGAAGCTACAGGTCCTTTTGTTCTGTCTGGGTACAGCGGCTACAAGCAAGTCCAATTCCCACGAGGAAGGCTTTTTGCTTTTGACTCTGAGGGCAACTATATGTTGACATGTTCTTCTACTGGGGGAGTAATTTTTAAG ttAAATGGTGAGGAAAAGGTTCTGGAGAGCTGCCTTTCCCTGGGAGGACACCGAGCCCCTGTTGTCACAGTGGATTGGAGCACAGCCATGGACTGTGGGACCTGTCTCACTGCCTCTATGGATGGGAAGATTAAATTAACAACCTTACTGGCTCAAAAGTCTTAA